A genomic segment from Clostridium pasteurianum BC1 encodes:
- a CDS encoding formate C-acetyltransferase — protein MKGRIEKLKGQLFEHKREISLERALLYTESHKQTEGEAVIVRRAKATAHILDNIKISIREDELIAGNRTIKPRSGIISPEMDPYWIYEELDTIHCRPQDSFYISEEDKKIYKEQLYTYWQGKSMKDFINSKISSSVKAAVKEAVIKLNQTDKGQGHIIMDFEGLLKNGIEAVLLKVRRESSQFPHNNFYKAAIIVLAAAERHIMRYYSLALSKTENEENGLRKTELFEIARISKKVAFEKPESFQEALQLLWYVSIIAQYESNASSLSLGRFDQYMNRFYTQDLDKGISKDKLREILECFWVKTNDVVLIRSASSAKYFAGFPTGYTIALGGLLKNGRSAVNDLSYLCLDTYHDILLPQPNLAVRINEFTERDFLNKTVETIKLGTGIPQVFNDEVIIPGFLNRGVSLEDARDYSIVGCVELSIPGKTYGLHDIALFNLLKIMEITLKENVDRENISFENILKLIEEKVDRYVKLVVEGSNIVDIGHREYSPVPLLSCFIDNCIENGKDITHGGAKYNFSGVQGIGIANLSDSLYSLKKSVFEEKRISFKNLVNALNNNFQGQEYEKLRVRLINKYDKYGNDNDEVDYLSSDILRHFEVTIEKYENPRNGFFTPGAYTVSAHVPLGAAVGATPDGRRDGEQLADGGLSPMVGRDKLGPTAILKSVSKLDNYLTSNGSLLNVKFSPKTLEGDEGVNKMVNYLLAFMKLKPQHIQFNVVSADTLKKAQKYPANYKGLVVRVAGYSAFFVELSTEIQDDIIARTEHLL, from the coding sequence GTGAAGGGAAGAATTGAAAAATTAAAAGGCCAATTATTTGAGCATAAAAGAGAAATTTCCTTGGAAAGAGCTCTATTATATACGGAAAGCCATAAGCAGACTGAAGGTGAAGCTGTAATTGTAAGAAGAGCAAAGGCCACAGCACATATTCTCGATAATATTAAAATTTCAATACGTGAAGATGAATTAATTGCTGGTAATAGAACCATTAAACCAAGAAGCGGTATAATTTCTCCTGAGATGGATCCCTATTGGATATATGAAGAATTGGATACTATTCACTGCAGACCTCAAGATTCATTTTATATAAGTGAGGAAGATAAGAAAATATATAAGGAACAGTTATATACCTATTGGCAAGGTAAGTCTATGAAGGACTTTATAAATTCTAAAATTAGCAGCAGTGTAAAGGCAGCTGTAAAAGAAGCTGTAATTAAGCTTAACCAGACAGATAAGGGACAAGGACATATAATTATGGACTTTGAAGGTTTGCTGAAAAATGGTATAGAGGCTGTGCTATTAAAGGTTAGAAGAGAATCCTCACAGTTTCCTCATAATAATTTTTATAAGGCAGCCATAATAGTACTTGCTGCCGCTGAAAGACATATAATGAGATATTACAGCTTAGCACTAAGCAAGACAGAAAATGAAGAAAACGGTTTACGGAAGACAGAACTTTTTGAAATTGCTAGAATTTCTAAAAAAGTTGCTTTTGAAAAGCCAGAAAGTTTTCAGGAAGCGCTGCAGCTTCTATGGTATGTAAGTATAATAGCTCAGTATGAATCTAATGCAAGTTCATTATCCTTAGGGCGATTTGATCAATACATGAATAGGTTCTATACACAGGATCTAGATAAGGGTATTTCCAAGGATAAACTTAGAGAAATACTTGAGTGCTTTTGGGTAAAGACAAATGATGTGGTACTGATAAGAAGTGCTTCCAGTGCCAAATATTTTGCAGGATTTCCAACGGGTTATACCATAGCTTTAGGAGGCCTATTAAAAAATGGTCGTTCTGCTGTAAATGATTTATCTTACCTTTGCCTGGATACTTATCATGATATACTTCTTCCGCAACCCAATTTAGCTGTAAGAATAAATGAATTTACAGAAAGAGATTTCTTAAATAAAACTGTAGAGACTATAAAGCTTGGCACTGGTATTCCACAGGTATTTAATGATGAGGTGATTATTCCGGGTTTTCTAAACAGAGGAGTTTCACTAGAGGATGCCAGAGACTATAGTATTGTAGGCTGTGTAGAGTTATCTATACCGGGAAAAACTTATGGGCTGCACGACATAGCTTTGTTTAATCTTCTAAAGATAATGGAAATAACACTAAAGGAAAATGTAGACAGGGAAAATATAAGCTTTGAGAATATATTGAAGCTAATAGAGGAAAAGGTGGATAGATATGTAAAACTCGTAGTAGAAGGCTCAAATATAGTTGATATAGGCCATAGAGAATATTCTCCTGTGCCCTTGCTCTCCTGCTTTATAGACAATTGTATTGAAAATGGCAAGGATATAACCCATGGAGGAGCAAAATATAATTTTTCTGGTGTTCAGGGGATAGGTATAGCAAACCTTAGCGATTCGTTATATTCACTTAAGAAGAGTGTATTTGAAGAAAAAAGGATAAGTTTTAAAAATCTTGTTAATGCACTTAATAATAATTTCCAAGGGCAAGAATATGAAAAGCTTAGGGTAAGACTCATAAATAAATATGATAAATACGGAAATGACAATGATGAGGTTGATTATTTGAGTTCAGATATTTTAAGGCATTTTGAAGTGACTATAGAAAAATATGAAAACCCAAGAAATGGCTTCTTTACTCCAGGAGCATACACAGTATCTGCTCATGTGCCACTAGGAGCGGCAGTAGGGGCTACCCCGGATGGAAGGAGAGATGGGGAGCAATTGGCAGATGGTGGGTTATCACCTATGGTGGGCAGGGATAAATTAGGACCTACTGCTATATTAAAGAGCGTAAGCAAGCTGGATAATTATTTGACCTCCAATGGTAGTCTGCTAAATGTGAAATTTAGTCCAAAGACCTTGGAAGGAGATGAAGGTGTAAATAAGATGGTGAATTATCTCTTAGCCTTTATGAAGCTGAAACCTCAGCATATACAATTCAATGTTGTATCAGCAGATACTCTAAAAAAAGCTCAAAAGTACCCGGCAAATTATAAAGGACTTGTGGTTAGAGTGGCTGGCTACAGTGCTTTCTTTGTAGAACTTAGCACTGAGATCCAAGATGATATTATTGCACGAACAGAACATTTATTATAG
- a CDS encoding DeoR/GlpR family DNA-binding transcription regulator: MFAQERHDKILEILHREGKLVVKDLSDKFNVTEDCIRKDLKLLEEKSLLERTYGGAVPIRKSALNEAIKMRRTVNVPSKQIIARKAVDIINENETIFLDISSTNILLADELAKSKKKLTVVTNMVDIVSVLGKSDNNINVICTGGVLNKDLDGFTGSMTMEIISNYKPTKCFIGSCGVNILDKSITTFDVEDGNTKKTIINMSKQTFLVMENSKFYIDGTFKFATLYDIDTVVTEAAPHEEVVNLLSKTNTKII, translated from the coding sequence TTGTTTGCACAAGAAAGACATGATAAAATACTTGAAATTTTACATAGAGAGGGTAAACTGGTAGTAAAAGACTTAAGTGATAAATTCAACGTTACAGAAGATTGTATTAGAAAAGATCTGAAGCTATTAGAAGAAAAAAGTCTTCTTGAACGAACTTATGGCGGTGCTGTTCCCATAAGAAAATCTGCTCTAAATGAAGCTATTAAAATGAGAAGGACAGTTAACGTACCTTCAAAACAAATTATAGCTAGAAAAGCAGTGGATATAATTAATGAAAATGAAACTATTTTTTTGGATATATCCTCCACAAACATATTACTAGCAGATGAGCTTGCAAAGAGTAAGAAAAAATTAACCGTAGTCACTAATATGGTTGACATTGTTTCAGTATTAGGTAAATCAGACAACAATATTAATGTCATATGTACAGGTGGAGTATTAAACAAAGACTTAGACGGATTTACAGGCTCCATGACTATGGAAATCATATCTAACTATAAGCCAACTAAATGTTTTATAGGAAGTTGTGGAGTTAATATACTTGATAAAAGTATTACCACTTTTGATGTAGAAGATGGCAATACTAAAAAAACTATTATTAATATGAGTAAACAAACCTTTTTAGTTATGGAAAACAGTAAATTTTATATTGATGGAACTTTTAAATTTGCCACTTTATACGATATTGATACAGTAGTTACCGAAGCTGCTCCTCATGAAGAAGTAGTTAATCTACTATCCAAAACTAATACTAAAATTATCTAG
- a CDS encoding helix-turn-helix transcriptional regulator: MRLHRLLGIIMLLDSRGIMKAGNLSKLLETSERTIYRDIDILCEAGIPITSTSGPNGGFSFMEGYKINSNMLETGDVFNILLSSMGIKPEKNTETAQQLKNTIIKLENSLSEEHRKEIIKAKERFFIDSDPWWGKKLQNNNVDVIKKSVLNLKKLKVFYKKYYGEVSERIIRPYGVVVKDSQWYVAAFCEVKKEIRIFKCSRIINIEVLDESFSMPENFQLEEFWSKNKQQFVKQAALKIDPAAYVVKLKFYEEKNKLLQGFNVQSSIKLADQWIYDIDMISFETACNIIFPFSDRIEVLEPTELREYVLKKANKILNLYKLE; this comes from the coding sequence ATGAGACTTCACAGGCTTTTAGGAATTATTATGCTGCTTGATTCACGTGGGATAATGAAGGCAGGGAATTTATCTAAATTACTTGAGACCTCAGAAAGAACCATATACAGAGATATTGATATATTGTGTGAAGCAGGTATTCCTATTACTTCAACTTCAGGTCCTAATGGTGGTTTTTCCTTTATGGAAGGCTATAAAATCAATTCAAATATGTTAGAGACAGGAGATGTCTTTAATATTTTACTTTCAAGTATGGGTATCAAACCAGAAAAAAATACAGAAACAGCACAGCAATTAAAAAATACTATTATTAAGCTTGAAAACAGTTTATCAGAAGAACATAGAAAAGAAATTATTAAAGCTAAGGAAAGATTCTTTATTGATTCAGATCCTTGGTGGGGAAAGAAGCTGCAAAATAATAATGTAGATGTAATAAAAAAATCAGTACTGAATTTAAAAAAGTTAAAGGTGTTCTACAAAAAATATTATGGCGAAGTATCAGAGAGGATTATAAGACCTTATGGTGTGGTAGTAAAAGATTCTCAGTGGTATGTAGCAGCTTTTTGTGAAGTAAAAAAGGAAATTAGAATTTTTAAGTGCAGCAGGATTATAAATATAGAAGTACTTGATGAAAGTTTCAGCATGCCTGAAAACTTTCAACTGGAAGAATTCTGGAGTAAAAATAAACAGCAATTTGTAAAACAAGCAGCTCTTAAAATAGATCCTGCTGCATATGTTGTTAAGCTTAAATTTTATGAGGAAAAGAATAAACTTCTTCAAGGCTTTAATGTACAATCTTCCATAAAACTTGCAGACCAATGGATTTATGATATTGATATGATAAGCTTTGAAACCGCCTGCAATATAATTTTTCCTTTCAGTGACAGAATAGAAGTTTTAGAACCTACAGAACTTAGGGAATATGTATTGAAAAAAGCTAATAAAATTTTAAATCTATATAAACTAGAATAA
- a CDS encoding GyrI-like domain-containing protein, with product MDGKLVSVESFKTVGITYFGNNSNGEIPKLWEVFNNRYKDIKQKSESMLCYGICDDEMDSEGRFHYTACAEVDSFQDVPEGMETGVVPDGKYLVYTYEGAIKDLGDFYNNIFTKWLPDSEYEVDYRPQFELYDTRFMDNGEFDVYIPVK from the coding sequence ATGGATGGAAAATTAGTAAGCGTAGAAAGCTTTAAGACTGTAGGTATCACCTATTTTGGAAATAATAGCAATGGAGAAATTCCAAAGCTTTGGGAGGTATTTAATAACCGCTACAAAGACATAAAACAAAAAAGTGAATCTATGCTGTGTTATGGTATCTGTGATGATGAAATGGATTCAGAAGGTAGATTCCACTATACCGCTTGTGCAGAGGTAGATAGCTTTCAGGATGTACCAGAAGGTATGGAAACAGGGGTTGTTCCAGATGGTAAGTACCTTGTATATACTTATGAAGGAGCTATAAAAGACTTAGGTGATTTTTATAATAATATATTTACCAAATGGCTTCCAGACTCAGAATATGAGGTGGATTATAGACCTCAATTTGAGTTATATGACACAAGATTTATGGATAATGGAGAATTTGACGTATATATACCAGTTAAATAA